From Homalodisca vitripennis isolate AUS2020 chromosome 1, UT_GWSS_2.1, whole genome shotgun sequence, the proteins below share one genomic window:
- the LOC124352845 gene encoding cell surface glycoprotein 1-like — protein MNEQDSSIYPHLYVANTIDLPQEYFTGGFLQQDPVSHLERPEEYVPQLSNMEDHYQQQPSSSTHVFANPMDRHGCMVESTPPTAVTGNEHSDGGEEVQSPVAPTDTRDNNRKGSDGKRRKRASSRSSSSSSVRSSSPKRSGSDGWKKTKERRSRSKSRSQPPCRSPTATRPRESPEKRGNPTPTRPQHPPTCPTAPADPPTAPADPPTAPADPPTAPAEKTRGNQGSQQRTLRVHAPQDAGVRLQSRLTRLRNIIGLHIEEALTGAVRPGGFRS, from the exons ATGAACGAACAAGATTCTTCGATATATCCGCACCTGTACGTTGCCAACACGATCGATCTTCCACAAGAATACTTCACCGGAGGATTTCTACAACAGGACCCCGTCAGTCACTTGGAACGACCG GAAGAGTACGTCCCGCAACTGAGTAATATGGAAGACCACTACCAACAACAACCGTCGTCTTCCACCCACGTGTTCGCCAATCCCATGGACCGCCACGGGTGCATGGTGGAAAGC ACACCACCCACGGCCGTCACGGGAAACGAGCACTCTGACGGAGGAGAAGAGGTCCAGTCGCCGGTCGCCCCTACCGACACCCGTGACAACAATCGTAAGGGGTCCGACGGGAAGAGGAGAAAGCGGGCATCTTCGAGGTCTTCCTCGTCGTCTTCCGTACGATCGTCGTCGCCCAAGAGGAGTGGTAGCGACGGATGGAAGAAGACTAAGGAGCGGCGTTCAAGAAGTAAGAGCCGGTCACAGCCCCCCTGTCGGTCTCCTACAGCGACGCGTCCCCGAGAGTCTCCCGAGAAGCGTGGCAACCCTACGCCGACCCGCCCACAGCACCCGCCGACCTGCCCTACAGCACCCGCCGACCCGCCCACAGCACCCGCCGACCCACCCACAGCACCCGCCGACCCGCCCACAGCACCCGCCGAAAAGACACGCGGTAACCAAGGGTCTCAACAACGAACTCTTCGAGTCCATGCGCCACAAGATGCCGGAGTCCGCCTCCAGAGCCGCCTCACTCGTCTCCGAAATATCATCGGTCTCCACATCGAAGAGGCGCTCACCGGCGCCGTTCGTCCTGGGGGATTTCGTTCCTAA
- the LOC124352853 gene encoding poly [ADP-ribose] polymerase tankyrase-2-like produces the protein MSKDDQNTDKNGRTPLHYTVFNNLPTYVKLLAKNGADPNRECNEHLTPTALAIIEDNSEMLTLLISLGADPDRIVELDGEQVTLLQLAVSLYNFKIVRLLLENGADPDKSAPATGETALHVAARARPLERRKLIALQSTLYTLIARGASLETTRNDGFTPLQVAILYRRYDAARILIIGGSRLNSTIERGEFRGRTSFHLAASSLDVDLIDLCLKYGADVNVCDSHGIDPPASTLMAAIYDFKDKGVDNSKVVVEILKMFTRGIEKIVAAGAEVRCCSLGTPFPLHYIASKGDARIVRILLSGGVQTNRLDKSGETALHKVASMGYVDCCRLLLEYGAIYNYKSRHKCRRTPAQLAKFVGHTGVTSLLSTIDRYFKRLQIGKFKQPNPDDELFTAVMNCRSSGGTTLLGSAVHLALKREAEILMGLRLGLSDGDS, from the exons ATGTCTAAAGACGACCAAAACACAG ACAAAAACGGACGGACGCCTTTGCATTATACCGTCTTCAATAACCTACCCACCTATGTGAAACTTCTGGCTAAGAACGGTGCCGACCCGAACCGCGAGTGCAACGAACATCTTACACCAACAGCACTCGCCATCATCGAAGACAATTCAGAGATGCTGACACTCCTAATATCTCTCGGAGCCGACCCTGACCGTATCGTAGAGTTGGATGGCGAGCAGGTGACGCTTCTGCAGCTCGCAGTgagtttgtacaattttaaaatcgtaCGGCTGTTGTTGGAGAATGGTGCGGATCCAGACAAAAGTGCCCCCGCGACGGGAGAAACAGCGTTACACGTCGCCGCACGCGCCCGTCCACTCGAGAGAAGAAAGCTGATAGCTCTGCAATCCACGTTGTACACATTGATTGCGCGCGGCGCCTCACTTGAGACGACACGAAACGATGGTTTTACCCCATTACAGGTGGCCATATTGTATAGGAGATATGACGCGGCAAGGATTTTAATCATCGGCGGATCAAGACTGAACAGTACAATCGAACGAGGTGAATTTCGGGGGCGTACGTCATTTCATTTAGCTGCAAGTTCGCTGGACGTCGATTTAATCGATCTCTGTTTGAAGTATGGAGCCGACGTGAACGTGTGTGACAGCCACGGGATAGACCCTCCGGCCAGTACTTTGATGGCCGCGATATACGATTTTAAAGATAAAGGAGTGGACAATTCCAAAGTCGtggtagaaattttaaaaatgttcacgaG GGGTATTGAGAAGATCGTCGCAGCGGGTGCCGAAGTAAGGTGTTGCAGCCTAGGAACGCCGTTTCCTCTCCATTATATCGCCTCGAAAGGGGACGCGAGGATAGTGAGAATACTTCTGAGCGGAGGCGTACAGACAAACCGCTTGGATAAAAGCGGAGAGACCGCCCTGCACAAAGTGGCGAGTATGGGTTACGTCGACTGCTGTCGTCTGTTGCTGGAGTATGGGGCGATATACAACTACAAAAGTCGTCACAAGTGTCGTAGGACGCCCGCACAGTTGGCGAAGTTCGTTGGGCACACGGGGGTGACATCGTTGTTGTCCACCATTGACAGATATTTCAAGCGACTGCAGATTGGTAAATTTAAACAGCCAAACCCCGACGACGAACTGTTTACTGCCGTTATGAACTGTCGTTCCAGTGGAGGGACCACCCTGCTAGGAAGCGCCGTCCACCTCGCATTGAAAAGAGAAGCCGAAATTTTGATGGGTCTAAGGTTAGGACTGAGTGATGGTGATTCATAA